In one window of Palaemon carinicauda isolate YSFRI2023 chromosome 2, ASM3689809v2, whole genome shotgun sequence DNA:
- the EloB gene encoding elongin-B produces MDVFLMVRRKKATIFTDAKETTTVRELKKIIQGIMKVEPENQQLMNERGSEVFDDEKQLSDYNLTAQTARAQSPATVALVFRQDNGEFESLEITPLSSPPELPEVMKPQEPQPHEIN; encoded by the exons gaTGTGTTTTTAATGGTAAGGCGGAAGAAGGCTACAATCTTCACAGATGCCAAAGAGACTACAACTGTCAGAGAACTCAAGAAAATTATTCAAG GTATAATGAAAGTCGAGCCAGAGAACCAGCAGCTAATGAATGAACGCGGTAGTGAAGTTTTTGATGACGAGAAGCAATTAAGCGACTACAACTTGACCGCACAAACGGCACGAGCACAGAGCCCAGCAACTGTTGCACTAGTTTTCAG GCAGGACAACGGGGAGTTCGAGAGCCTAGAAATCACGCCTCTTTCCTCCCCACCGGAATTGCCAGAAGTCATGAAACCACAGGAACCACAGCCACACGAAATCAACTGA